In one Nomascus leucogenys isolate Asia chromosome 13, Asia_NLE_v1, whole genome shotgun sequence genomic region, the following are encoded:
- the LOC100600311 gene encoding LOW QUALITY PROTEIN: putative 40S ribosomal protein S10-like (The sequence of the model RefSeq protein was modified relative to this genomic sequence to represent the inferred CDS: substituted 1 base at 1 genomic stop codon), translating to MLMPKKNRIAIYELLFKEGVMVAKKDVHMPKHPELADKNMPNLHITKAMQSLKSXGYVKEQFAWRHFYWYLTNEGIQYLRDYLHLPPEIVPATLHLPPEIVPATLHHSRPESGRPRPQGLEGKQPARLTRGEADRDTYRQCSVPPGADKKAEAGAGSATEFQFSGRCGRGRGQPPQ from the coding sequence ATGCTGATGCCTAAGAAGAACCGGATTGCCATTTATGAACTCCTTTTTAAGGAGGGAGTCATGGTGGCCAAGAAGGATGTCCACATGCCTAAGCACCCGGAGCTGGCAGACAAGAATATGCCCAACCTTCATATCACGAAGGCCATGCAGTCTCTCAAGTCCTGAGGCTACGTGAAGGAACAGTTTGCCTGGAGACATTTCTACTGGTACCTTACCAATGAGGGTATCCAGTATCTCCGTGATTACCTTCATCTGCCCCCAGAGATTGTTCCTGCCACCCTACATCTGCCCCCCGAGATTGTTCCTGCCACCCTACACCACAGCCGACCAGAGAGTGGCAGGCCTCGGCCTCAAGGTCTGGAGGGTAAGCAACCTGCAAGACTCACAAGAGGGGAAGCCGACAGAGATACCTACAGACAGTGTTCTGTGCCCCCTGGTGCCGACAAGAAAGCcgaggctggggctgggtcagCAACCGAATTCCAGTTTAGCGGCAGATGTGGTCGTGGACGTGGTCAGCCACCTCAGTAA
- the FAM110A gene encoding protein FAM110A: MPVDTLSPGAPSAPALPCRLRTKVPGYLLRRPADGGVRKPSAVERLEADKAKYVKSLHVANTRQEPVQPLLSKQPLFSPETRRTVLTPSRRALPGPCRRPQLDLDILSSLINLCDSPVSPAEASRTPGRAEGAGHPPPATPPRPPPSTSAVRRVDVRPLPASPARPCPSPGPAAASSPARPPGLQRSKSDVSERFSRAAADLERFFNFCGLDPEEARGLGVAHLARASSDIVSLAGPSAGPGSSEGGCSRRSSVTIEERARERVPYGVSVVERNARVIKWLYGLRQARESPAAEG; the protein is encoded by the coding sequence ATGCCTGTGGACACGCTGAGCCCTGGAGCCCCGTCTGCCCCCGCCCTACCTTGCCGCCTGCGGACCAAGGTCCCTGGCTACCTGCTACGGAGGCCGGCAGATGGTGGAGTCCGGAAACCGAGTGCTGTGGAGCGCCTGGAGGCCGACAAGGCCAAGTACGTCAAGAGCCTGCATGTGGCCAACACCCGCCAGGAACCTGTGCAGCCCCTGCTGTCCAAACAGCCACTCTTTAGCCCTGAGACTCGCCGCACAGTGCTCACGCCCAGCCGCCGagccctgcctggcccctgccGACGGCCCCAGCTGGACCTGGACATCCTCAGCAGCCTCATCAACTTGTGTGATAGTCCCGTGTCCCCTGCCGAGGCCAGCCGTACCCCTGGACGGGCAGAGGGAGCCGGCCATCCTCCCCCAGCCACCCCTCCACGACCGCCGCCCAGTACCTCTGCGGTCCGCCGAGTGGACGTCCGCCCCCTGCCTGCCTCGCCTGCCCGTCCCTGCCCATCACCGGGCCCTGCCGCCGCCTCCAGCCCAGCCCGGCCGCCGGGTTTGCAACGCTCTAAGTCGGACGTGAGCGAGCGCTTTTCTAGGGCAGCCGCTGACCTTGAGCGCTTTTTTAACTTCTGCGGCCTGGACCCGGAGGAGGCAAGAGGGTTGGGTGTGGCCCACCTGGCACGGGCCAGCTCGGATATCGTGTCCCTGGCAGGGCCCAGTGCTGGGCCGGGCAGCTCTGAAGGGGGCTGCTCCCGCCGCAGCTCGGTTACTATTGAGGAGCGGGCCCGGGAGCGCGTTCCCTATGGCGTGTCGGTGGTGGAGCGCAATGCCCGCGTGATCAAGTGGCTGTATGGGTTAAGGCAGGCACGGGAGAGCCCAGCAGCTGAAGGCTAG